From Argopecten irradians isolate NY chromosome 3, Ai_NY, whole genome shotgun sequence:
TGTAACAATACAGGAATACTCTCTAAATGGAATTAATAATGATGCCATAGAAAAATATTGGCATTGTTGCAAAATATGAAACAAATCCTGCCAAACATTGCTATCTTGGTATTCTGAATCTTCAAAGAGTTGTGATCATGGGAAAAAATCAATGCAAACAGATCATAGACTTTGttgttaattaattaacatttagTCCTGTTGATATTATTAAGTAGTCATTAGAATCTCCTAAGTTAATACTAAGAGCTGTTGCAGGATAGCCTGTGTAGCAGGATGCAATGGGAGACTcgtgtatttcaaatttttaaaacaaaaagattGCAGAGATATTTTACAACTTGTTAGGTTGCATTTCGTAGTTTTAAAACATGGCTTCTGACTATGTTACAGTGAATCAGTATAGAGGCCACAGGAATAACTCGTTTTATGTGAAGACCAGCATCAGTCCCGATGACCAGTTTCTCCTCAGTGGCTCTTCTGATGAGGTCGCTTATATCTGGCAGGTAAGGGAAGGAAACTACCTTCAAATTGTCATTCCTTTTCATTGATAGTGCTGTtacttttatcaaattttatccCTAGTAGTATACTGTATtagacccaataagtgcccatgtctCTATAAGCgaccctccccctttttgaagCCTCGATTTtgattgcccaggcataaataaagaccaaaactacacaaaaatgtatagattgcaataatgttgtcttattagcacattttcagttttttcaatttttgtaaatgCCCTAAGCGCTAATTGGGGCAAATATGGTAGATATGTATTTGGTTACAGTTACTGACAATAATATGATATCCATGCACTTgagtatatatttaaaaaatgtttgaaaattaagATTCTTTTTGAATTTTGTGTTTGCAGGTTGGTAAACCAAACCAAAGCCCAATTGTTCTCAAAGGACACAAGGCAGAAGTATCAGATGTAGCTTGGTCACCTAAGGACCTTAGCAAGGTGggtgatattttttatcaagtTTTTGTTGCTTTATCtaatctaaactaaaagatatACCTGTATTGTGTATTCTTATGTGAATggtcaatattttacattttctctGTTTAATGGCAGCGTTAAGTTATTGAATGATCTTTACCTTCATTTAAGATTAcaggtcaaataggttaaaatctttctTTTAAAAAGTTTCTTGCCAATAATTAAGAGGCTTATAGTACTGATTTTGGgtctaggatgaagggctaccgagttaattaaaatgaataaccttgacttACTTTAAggtcaatttcaatttcatatcaGAAACTTGCAGCTTCAAGTTTGGGTTCTTTGCATTGCCTTAATTGTTAGCCAccactgtatactgtatattatttaatggtcagatgacctttaaggtccatgggcctcttgtttaaggTCACAGGATTCAAATAGGCGAAGATCTTTAATCAACGTTTTATTAAccaggaggcctagagacctgatattgaacCTGTGatttgctgggatgaagggctaatcagtttgttcaaatgaatgacctttgcctttattcaaggtcacaggattaaaatctttaaacaacttctatcAAATAGCAAGATACCTAGACAACTGATATTACCTTGATCATATAGAAATTCTTATTGACATTGGGTCCATTAAGCCGTTCTTAGATTCATCAAAAGTTTATATCGGTATCTTCAAGCATTGACACAAGTTAGAGAAAAACTTGgatatttacaatgtttttagttactaaaaacagaaataaaaatcttGCACATTTAGTTAAGTCAATTTAGAATGACACTTAAAAGGAATATACAATGTTGCACATCTAATCAACTGATGTTAATAAtcaatatgtttttcaaaaacaacCTATGGGGGGGGGATGTTAGAAATTATGTAATTGTGTTGTATTATGGCTATCATTTGGTTGAGCTCCATGTAGTGATGGCAAATGTATACTTTTGTGTGGTTGTATGACACAGTGAAATGTCTTGCACATTATGGGGTAGCATTTTGTCACATGATTCTTCTTTTACTCAATGACATAGTAACTTTCATGTCTtgcacattgcattttgtcacATGATTCTTCTTTTACTCAATGACACGGTAACTTTCAAATGTCTTGCACATTATGGAGCATTTTGTCACATGATTCTTCTTTTACTCAATGACACGGTAACTTTCAATTTGACATGCTGAGAACAAGGGGGTTATTGTTTTATGGGTCTATCATTAAGATTACAATTTTGTACTTTGATTTACATGATGAAATTGGTAATTATGTAAAGGTCATAGCTGTGGACAAGCCTGgaagaaaatataaaagataaataattgGATTATAGTGAAGATTCAAAATTGACTGCTGATTTACGGGGAATTCaccataatacatgtatatccttcAAACTTGTATTGGGTCTAAGGAATAAtcaaattttttaatttatatatggaTAATTTTCTTGCAAATtacttttgtttaaaatttcagTTGGTAACACTATCTGATGATAACTCTGTGAGGGTGTGGAGAATAACTAGAAGATTGTCTGCCCCTGAACAGGGGGATGTGGTCGGAACAGCCGAAAGGACCCACAGGGAAATAGGTATGTTCAGTATAATCCTTACTTATGTACAATTATCAGCTATTTCTTTATAAAACATCATGTGGGACTtggtataagatatatattttaagatCTTCTTAAAACCTTTAGCTAATTGAATAATTTGAATAGTTGTAATTGCTCAATTTGGAGCCTGTATGACTGCCTCAGCACATGTCTCAGACTTACAACGAGGCAAACTACCTGCAAATTACTtttgaaaatgcaaaatatttttagatatCCTCCTTTAGTTAAATTTTACTGTGAAGTGTTCATTTTCTGATATCTCTTTCTTCACACATTTTACACAAATTTAGGTACATCAGCTAGGCAACCAGACGAAAAGGAAAACCAGCAACAAGCATCAACCTCAAATCCACAACTTACAGCAGATAAACAAAGCAAAACTCCAAATCTAAAAAAGACATTATCTGGTGAAAGTTCACCGGCCAGTTTATTGTCCCCCTCTATCAAACATTGGCTTAGTGGAAAGAAAACACCGTCGTCAAAACTGCTGAGTAAAGACAATTCCAAGCAGTCATCTTCATGTGATTCACCAAGTTCGAAACCTGAGAGGAAAAGACCGTGCAAGAGAAAGCTAGTGTCCGATTCTCCAGATCTAAATCCTTCAAAACGACAAAATGTGTTACAAGAACTGAGTAGCCCTCACAAAAGTGCCAGTCCAACTATTGCAGCTTTCAAAAATGAATATGGAGCATGTTCTAAATCTCCGGTGAGAAGTAGTCCGCAGAAATGGAACAGTCCGCAGAAGTTAAATAGTCcgagaaaaatacatttaaacctCAGCAGTCCAAGGAAATTGAATTTAGATAGTCCCCAAAAGAAGTTCACCTCTAGTCCAAGTAGTACTGGTTTAAAGAAGGAAAGTGTGACGAAATCTGACACTGTTCGAGTTTTGAACATGCCTTTGCAGTGTGTTAGTAACCAGCCTGATGTAACGGCATCACCGACTGCTGATCTACCAAATCTGGTGTTGTCTGGGGAAGTCAACCGTGTTAATGTATGCTACATACAAGGGAAGGAGAACAGTCCAAGGAAGGGTACACCACCAATGAACTGGTTAAATCAGATACGACAGCAAAAGTTTGGAAGGGAAGGAGAATTAAACCAAAAGGCAAAGTTTAGTCCCTGTAGAAGCTTGTTCTACAGCAGTGCTGATTGTTCTGCTGTGAGTGCAGAGGGTAACCAATCAAACAGCGAGGAGTCGAGTCAAACTAGCAACCATTCTGAGGAGGAACAAAAGGTGGGTGTATTGTCTTTACATGTATGAGAAAGTTGAAATTACAATGAATGATTCTATCATTGTAAACTCTTGTATTAAACAAATCCAGTGTTTTGTGGTAGCCATACCACTctagtacattgtaacatgatcATTTGTCTTTCTGTTGGCCTGTAATATACTGTCAAAATTTGCCTTAAAAAGTGTTTCACAAAGCTTGCATGGAGCATGTACATTGCATGAATTTATCTCATGCCAGACATTATCTAGTATCTATAGCAAGTGTTGCCATGGTGTTTCATTATAAAAACATAGATGTTCTTAGTAATTTGTGTTTGATAGAGGTGATTCTGGAAAATGTGATATAATTGTTATTGGTAggtttttgtatcatttttttttatttctcctTTTTTGCCTTTCAGACACCTGTTCGTGGAATGAAATCACTGAAACATTATTTCCAAACCCGCCCATCTCCCAAAGTGCATCCAGTAGGATAACAATGTGGAGTGCCTTTTTAGATTTCATGAAAATGCCGGTTTTGACAACGACTACTCATTGTATATGATCCATTCAGTTGTCTAAGGACTCTATTAATTTAGTTAAGAAATCCACTAATTTTATATTACTGGTGATGAATGcatccaaaatattttttttatatatctctATGTTGATCttttttctttgtatatttcttttgttaaaCAATTTTTAAGTTACAACACCAAAACATGGGAATTCATTTACAAAGCTTGATATAATATGCTGGattctatatttttttcattataattttGAGGATTATGATTTTGGTGTCCattaaaatgaatgaatttgGATGTACATATACTGGTGGTAAAAATGCCGGAAAGGcaaatatgtacatttgtattagcatggagaaaattaaattaatgtatcaaaaaaaattaaaacaaaacttatgtcttttcaataaatatacaaatatagtaCTTGTATGGATCATGCTATTACCGATATGTAGaataaaataaaccaaaacTTAAATGTTAAACACATCACTCTGTTAATGAATACTAATTTTCTCTATctcaaatgtttgtttttaatatgaTTACAGCTTTacttatataaaacatgaaaataaactTCACATATAATGAATGACTGGCAAAAAATTAAAGCTCAAAGCAAATTTATCCTCGCCTGGTTCTAAGTGTTTAAAATTGGGTCAAAGACTACATATATCAACGGTATACTCTGTGTAGCACGGTATCCTTACTAACGTTTGTCTTTTGGGTCGAATGACTTCAAATGTTAAATACACTATAGCCCTCAAAATGGACTCGTGTGGTAAATCGCTATACTACTAGTTCTTCATGGAATTTAACCTTTGAACATAATCCTATGGGGAATGGGATTTTGGTAtctgaagtttgttaccgctatttctcagaaagtactgaaaggatctgtctcaaatttcaaatgtagtGTCCCCTAGGATCCTAGTTATGCATAATGCACAAGATGGACAACTGGCCgccgtcttggattttgatagttaaatttgttactgctatttttcagaaagtactgaagggatttcgtatgtaggttcccctaggaccatagttgtgcatataacatttttggaccaatcggtcaacaagatggccgccagctTTGAATTCtgatagttgaagtttaaaaaccattgtcagacatagatagCTGAAGTGTGTTACCTCTTTTTCtcaaagttttgaagggatctctcaaatttcatatgtaggttctcctaggtccctagttgtgcatattgcattttgggactggtCGGTCAACAAGGTGACTGACAGGCCGTCATTTTGAATTCTGATAGTggaagtttaaaaagcagagaaaagatccctctttccattgtcagacatagatcattctttggtgggtgccaagatctcttgttatttttatatttatttttttataatttctatgTCCTGTTCCTAGCCTTTTGATAATATTGGCGCATTGCAAACCATTATCTTTTAACTACTACATGCATCTtgcattttaaaaatgttgTACTGGTATAGTACAGATATACATACTTATCTTCCATCTGTTGGCTAGCTCAATGTTCACAAAGTTGGGTGGCGATGTTTGTGGTCGAAATTAAATTGTATGGCATATTGATAGttataaacaattatatatttagAATTTTGTTTTTAGAATGCATCCTTGTAGTGTAATGTAGAAATGCTGCCACAAAATGTTTGACTGCTTAACTCTTGTcacagctttcgttttgtgtacTAGTATATCTTGGTGATAGATCATGTACATATTTTGCTTTATGCAACATTTCAAATTAACagaaattaaattatcaaaactaATGCAAAACATAGAAATCCGAGGTTTTCTGCATAAAATAGTCCAGAAatgcgatttttttttctcttacaATCTCCAAAAGCTTGACAGAAAACAACATGGCATACTAATCTAATTATGACGTTTAACGTAATGAGCTAAAAAATTGAGCTTGTATAATTAAATAATCTTGATTCCTGTTTAATGCCAAAAACAGCTAAAACTACAGGTTGACGCGATTCAACTGTGTGCAACTTCATTAACCATTACTATTAAAATACGTAACGCGAATGAATAAATTTATGCCAAGATTCAAACTTTAAACGATTTTTCTCACTGCAAAAAATATAAGCATACTGAACAAAACACAAAAGGAACCACTGCCACAAAGCCGACAAATGTTGACATTCGTAGAGATTATCGAATTATGGGTACATTCTCTGTGTTAGCAGGACTTTTGTCACAAATAACAGTTCCAGAAGAAATATGCCGCAAAGTCTATTGCCTGAAGACAGTGTCATGCTAATTGATTAGTGGTTAGCAAATCGTTACTTTCAATGACGTTAGGGGCAGATGCAGGCGGTTAAAATAAAAAGAGACCAGGAATTTATGCAAGATTGGTATGTTCTAGAGAGAGTAATAAACCGCGGAGTCTGAAACAAGTTAAAGAAGGCGCCACAGCGAACTTCGGATCTCTTACCTGACAAGCCACAGAATGAACACAGTTGTTGGTCTACTCTCTTCCAGGGGCTAAAAGGGGAAATGCTAGAAAGTGAAACAGCAATATTCACATGTAGACAGTCAAAATGAGCAGCGAAACTATCATGTATGCAGACAAATAATAACGTTCACGCCAAGGCAGACAAACAACGTACACTGGGAAGATGCAGGCAAACAACAACGATTGCTGGAAGACTACAGACAAACAACGATGATTGCTGGAAgactacagacaaacaacaatgattgctggaagactacagacaaacaacaatgattgctggaagactacagacaaacaacaatgattgctggaagactacagacaaacaacaatgattgctggaagactacagacaaacaacaatgattgctggaagactacagacaaacaacaatgattgcGTGTACGACAAACAATGATTGCTGGAAgactacagacaaacaacaatgattgctggaagactacagacaaacaacaatgattgctggaagactacagacaaacaacatGATTGCGAagatacagacaaacaacaatgattgctggaagactacagacaaacaacaatgattgctggaagactacagacaaacaacaatgattgctggaagactacagacaaacaacaatgattgctggaagactacagacaaacaacaatgattgctggaagactacagacaaacaacaatgattgctggaagactacagacaaacaacaatgattgctggaagactacagacaaacaacaatgattgctggaagactacagacaaacaacaatgattgctgaagactacagacaaacaacaatgattgctggtaggctacagacaaacaacaatgattgctggaagactacagacaaacaacaatgattgctggaagactacagacaaacaacaatgatgATTGCTACAGACAAAACATGCTGGAAgactacagacaaacaacaatgattgctggaaggctacagacaaacaacaatgattgctggaagactacagacaaacaacaatgattgctggaaggctacagacaaacaacaatgattgctggaagactacagacaaacaacaatgattgctggaagactacagacaaacaacaatgattgctggaagactacagacaaacaacaatgattgcTGGGCTGGAGCAAACAATGATTGCTGGTAagctacagacaaacaacaatgatcGCTGGAAgactacagacaaacaacaatgattgcTGGAAGACTACAGACAAACAACGATGATTGCTGAAAgactacagacaaacaacaatgattgTTGGTGGGCcacagacaaacaacaatgattgcTGGAAGACTACAGACAAAAATGACGATTGCTGGTGGGCTCGGACAAACAATGATTGCTGGTAagctacagacaaacaacacGATGATTGCTGGAAgactacagacaaacaacaatgattgctggaagactacagacaaacaacaatgattgctggaaggctacagacaaacaacaatgattgctggtgggctacagacaaacaacaatgattgctggaagactacagacaaacaacaatgattgctggaaggctacagacaaacaacaatgattgctggaagactacagacaaacaacaatgattgctggtgggctacagacaaacaacaatgattgctggaagactacagacaaacaacaatgattgctggaagactacagacaaacaacaatgattgctggaagactacagacaaacaacaatgatgCTGGAAgactacagacaaacaacaatgatgCTGGAAggctacagacaaacaacaatgattgcTGGAAGACTACAGACAAAACAACAATGATTGCTGGAAgactacagacaaacaacaatgatcGCTGGAAggctacagacaaacaacaatgattgctggaagactacagacaaacaacaatgattgctggtaggctacagacaaacaacaatgattgctggaagactacagacaaacaacaatgattgctggaagactacagacaaacaacaatgattgctggaagactacagacaaacaacaatgattgcTGGAAGACTACAGACAAACAACGATGATTGCTGAAAgactacagacaaacaacaatgattgTTGGTGGGCcacagacaaacaacaatgattgctggaaggctacagacaaacaacaatgattgctggtaggctacag
This genomic window contains:
- the LOC138318099 gene encoding denticleless protein homolog produces the protein MFTLLNSRSTGENRNKRGLTNKIDTSAFIECLECYRTDEYLTVGSDDGALVPPIACEFSKQGLGNILAVVDESGGTILQDTNKTGQQALLTEWQAHNNAIFDIAWVPMEDKLVTASGDQTAVLWDIPRAEKLDVFKGHTSSVRTVAFRKDDSAVFATGSRDGHIMVWDTRCNRKDGFLSPVNTIHNAHALQQPAPRKPRNRQKLGPARDSQQSVTVVTFQLDTTLVSAGAVDGCVKFWDLRKTYSQMSSTPESRHTIPYSGTSQRKHGFTSLTLDTYRSSLFASCTDDIVYQYDITTMQPTLVNQYRGHRNNSFYVKTSISPDDQFLLSGSSDEVAYIWQVGKPNQSPIVLKGHKAEVSDVAWSPKDLSKLVTLSDDNSVRVWRITRRLSAPEQGDVVGTAERTHREIGTSARQPDEKENQQQASTSNPQLTADKQSKTPNLKKTLSGESSPASLLSPSIKHWLSGKKTPSSKLLSKDNSKQSSSCDSPSSKPERKRPCKRKLVSDSPDLNPSKRQNVLQELSSPHKSASPTIAAFKNEYGACSKSPVRSSPQKWNSPQKLNSPRKIHLNLSSPRKLNLDSPQKKFTSSPSSTGLKKESVTKSDTVRVLNMPLQCVSNQPDVTASPTADLPNLVLSGEVNRVNVCYIQGKENSPRKGTPPMNWLNQIRQQKFGREGELNQKAKFSPCRSLFYSSADCSAVSAEGNQSNSEESSQTSNHSEEEQKTPVRGMKSLKHYFQTRPSPKVHPVG